The genomic window AGGTTCACCGCGGATGATCTCAAGAACCCCTTGTTAAGTGGGAGAAAAAACATTCTTTTGACCATAAACGAAAGAAGAGTGCTCGGTTTCTCCAGGTTTCTTTCCCGACAGAACTTCTCAAGAGTTCACTTTCATCATATATGGCTCGACATAAATGTAGCCGACTCTCCCGCTACCAACTTGATGTCACTTCTGTTCGAGGCTTCACTCCCTTTGATCTCCGAATCCACAAACTCTTTTTTCCCTGCAGCTGGAACTAGAATCTGTGTAAGGATTGCCGAAAGCGAAAAGACAAAGAGAGATTTCTTCTCGTCTTTGGGGTTCACTCGATGGAAAGATTTCAGTTACATGGAAAGAGACTTGAAGGATGAAGTCGTTTCTTATCCACTTCCCGAAGGTCTATCAATGTCAAGACTTAAGCCCAGAAAGGAACCTGAGATTATCAATTATCTACGTGCAGAGCAATCGTGTTTCCCTGACTCGCCGCTCGAGTACAAGTATCTCCACTACTTCTTCAACAGACCTTACTGGAAGAAAGAGGGAGTGATCCTTGCAGCATTGGACGCCAAAAGCTCAATTGCAGGCAGTGTGATGATCTATCCTGACAGACTGAACAACGAATACTGTTTCACGGAAGAGATCTTTGTCGTTGAAAAATGGAGAGGAAAGCGTCTCGCGCGGGCACTGGTCTCTAATGCCCTTGACTATCTCCGGAAGGCCGGGAAAAGAAAGGCGTTGCTCTCTGTTACTTCTGACCGTCTCGCGGCAAAACGCATCTACGAAGATGCTGGTTTCACCACAACATATAGCAAGGAAGTGCTGACTGTAGAGATCTGAGTACTTTCACCGAGGTAGAGTGAACGACCAGATCACAGTCAGTCATCTCCAGATGATTACCCAATACATTTGCTAATCCTTCTTTTGTCTATATATAAGTAAACAATGCTCTACATTGTTTGAAAAACTTGTTTTTCTCTTATACTCTTATTCGGGAGGCGAGATAATGGAATCATCGGAGCTTTTCTGGGATAGCAGCATTGAAGAACTTGAAGCCGGCTACAAACTCCTTAACGATTCATTTGTCTGTCTTGCTTGTGGGAAGACCTTCAAAAAGGGTTTTTTCTTCAAAAGCAGTAACGATCTGTTGATGGATGCCGAGAAGGCAGTAAATGAACATATTTCTTCCTGCCACGGGTCGGCCTTTAATACCCTATTGGAACTCGATCGCAAGTACACAGGCCTATCTGAACAACAACAGACCTTGATGCGGCTATTCTACAAGGGCATGAGTGATAAGGAGATCGCAAGAGAACTGAGCCTTAGTCAGTCAACTGTTAGGAATTATCGCTTCAGGTTGAAGGAAAAGGCAAGGCAGGCAAAAATCTTCCTCGTACTCCATCTTATGATGGAAAGAAGCGTCGGCAAGGAAGACAGAATTGTTGACGTACATAGAAACGCCGCTATGATCGATGAACGATATGCTGTGACCGAGGCCGAGCGCAATGAAAGAGTGGCGAGATTCTTCGGTGAAGACCGGAAATTGGCGAGATTTCCAAAGAGAGAAAAGGACAGAGTGATTGTCCTGAGAGAGATTGCTAAAGTCTTCAAGCCAGGTGTGAAGTATAGCGAAGAACAGACAAATGAGAATCTGAGAAAGTTCCATGATGACTACGCTCTTCTTAGGAGATATCTGATTGAATACGGTTTGATCGATCGAAGGCCCGACGGGAGTTGTTATTGGTTGGTATTCTAGTCAAAATGAACAATATCTTACACGTCTAAGGATAACTGCTCATCACTCCGGATAACGGAAATCCTCATAATAGGACTTTACACACGTTAACAATTGACGATGTTATAATAGTTTTGGTTATACAAACGAATAGCTATTTCACACGGAGGTGGTTCTTTGAAGTTGCTAACAAAAACCGACAAAATAACGATCAAACGATTTGAGAATCGAGAGAAAGTTGAGAGTGATATAGGAATAGGCAGAATCGTCGAATTCCTTCACAAGCATTTGGAAGAGTACGGTGACGATAGACAGGCCATAAGAAGATCCATAGATTACGCTTTCTCTAACGAAGAAGGAAAAGGCGGATTTGTTTTGGTGGCCATGGAGGCCGAAAAGGTTCTCGGTGTTTCGGTTATCAACGATACCGGAATGAAGGGGTACATTCCTGAACACATATTGGTCTATATTGCTGTCGACAAAACGGCAAGAGGCACCGGCATCGGAAAGAAGCTCATCAAACAGATAAAGAGATTATGCAACGGAGATATCGCCTTGCATGTCGAGCAGAATAATCCTGCAAGATTCGTTTATGAGAAGATGGGTTTCAAAACTGAGTACGCGGAAATGAGATTCACCCAAGAGTAGTATTCGAAAGAGAAAGGAAACCACTTGGAAGAAAAGGAAATATGTGAGAGAATAATAACGAGAATAATAGTCGGATATGGAGGTAAGATTTATGCCTAATGAAGATGATAAGAAGATTCTCGTTGTCTATTACTCTCACGATGAGAGTACTAAATCGATTGCAGAGTCTATTGCCAACGAAACGAATGCAGATTTGCTAGAGCTAAGACCTATAGAGAAGAAGGGCGGAAGAAAGGTCAGGTATATCTGGGAAGGCGAAAGCGTCAGCATGGATCCCGTGCCTGAGCTTGAACCCTATTCGATCGATCCGAATCAATATGACCTGATATTCCTTGGTTCGCCTGTCTGGGCGATGAGCTACGCACCACCGATGGAGAGCTTTTTGAAGGAAGCAAATCTCTCTGAAAAGAAGATAGCTCTTTTCTGCACTCATGAGGGCCTTATGGGAATAGTTTTTCAGGAGATGATTAGCAAACTGTCGGCCAACAAGATAATTGGAGCTGTTGATTTCTACGATCCGATCGGATCTGGCGTCAATTATGC from Mesotoga sp. Brook.08.105.5.1 includes these protein-coding regions:
- a CDS encoding GNAT family N-acetyltransferase, which produces MRIVGYSKEYTDQMLAIQSRYEKDHPCAERFTADDLKNPLLSGRKNILLTINERRVLGFSRFLSRQNFSRVHFHHIWLDINVADSPATNLMSLLFEASLPLISESTNSFFPAAGTRICVRIAESEKTKRDFFSSLGFTRWKDFSYMERDLKDEVVSYPLPEGLSMSRLKPRKEPEIINYLRAEQSCFPDSPLEYKYLHYFFNRPYWKKEGVILAALDAKSSIAGSVMIYPDRLNNEYCFTEEIFVVEKWRGKRLARALVSNALDYLRKAGKRKALLSVTSDRLAAKRIYEDAGFTTTYSKEVLTVEI
- a CDS encoding DUF2087 domain-containing protein; this encodes MESSELFWDSSIEELEAGYKLLNDSFVCLACGKTFKKGFFFKSSNDLLMDAEKAVNEHISSCHGSAFNTLLELDRKYTGLSEQQQTLMRLFYKGMSDKEIARELSLSQSTVRNYRFRLKEKARQAKIFLVLHLMMERSVGKEDRIVDVHRNAAMIDERYAVTEAERNERVARFFGEDRKLARFPKREKDRVIVLREIAKVFKPGVKYSEEQTNENLRKFHDDYALLRRYLIEYGLIDRRPDGSCYWLVF
- a CDS encoding GNAT family N-acetyltransferase codes for the protein MKLLTKTDKITIKRFENREKVESDIGIGRIVEFLHKHLEEYGDDRQAIRRSIDYAFSNEEGKGGFVLVAMEAEKVLGVSVINDTGMKGYIPEHILVYIAVDKTARGTGIGKKLIKQIKRLCNGDIALHVEQNNPARFVYEKMGFKTEYAEMRFTQE
- a CDS encoding flavodoxin, translated to MPNEDDKKILVVYYSHDESTKSIAESIANETNADLLELRPIEKKGGRKVRYIWEGESVSMDPVPELEPYSIDPNQYDLIFLGSPVWAMSYAPPMESFLKEANLSEKKIALFCTHEGLMGIVFQEMISKLSANKIIGAVDFYDPIGSGVNYAANASVNWARQVLKSIS